CTGGCCCAGCGGGTCGAGCAATTGGACGGTGGCGTTTTCGCCGTTCTGCTGCCAATCGAAATTGCCGTACGTGTTGCGTGCTTCGCCGTTCTGCTCGTAACGCACCGAGAAACGGCCGCGATAGTGTTCGACGGTTGCGCCCGCAGTCGGCTCAACGGGGGCTGGCGGCGCGAGGCTGGCACATCCTGTTGCGATGACGCTCGCCGTGCAGGCCACAACGAGGGCGGCCGCACGAACGAACCTTGAAGCGTCGACGCGGCGTATCACCGGGTGCGACGCACATTGAGACTTCTCGACCATACGCGCTAACGTCATCAAAGTCATTACGGCGCGACGTTGTAACGCTTCATCGTCGAGCGCAGCGTGTCGTCGTCACCGTCGAGCTTGAGCGCTTCGCGCCAGGTTTTGCGCGCTTCGTCTTGCTGACCCGATTCCCACAGCACTTCACCCAGATGTGCGCCGATTTCCGCCTGCGCCTGAATGCCGTAAGCACGGCGCAGCAGTTCGAGCGCCTGCGGCTTGTCGCCAAGGCGGTACTTCACCCAGCCGAGGCTGTCCATGATGTACGGATCTTCCGGCGAGAGCGACGACGCCTTCTGCAGCAGCTTGAGCGCTTCGGGCAGTCGCGTATTGCGTTCCGTAAGCGAGTAGCCCAGCGCGTTGTATGCCTGCGCGTTATCCGGCTGCGACGCCATCACGCGACGCATCGCCTTTTCCATCACGTCATAGTGCTTGTTCAGTTCGGCCACCATGCCGTACTGATAGAGCAGGTCGGCATCGTCCGGATTGTTTTTGACTTCGACGGCGAGCAACTTCTCCGCATCGTCGTAACGCTTGGCTTTGACCAGCAGATCCGATTCGGCACGTTTGAGCGCAAGTTGCTCACGCGGCTCGCTCGATTTGATGCCGTGCAACAGTGCACGGCCTTCCTCGAGCTTGCCCTGATCCGCCAGCAACTGCGCGCGGCCGATTTGGGCAGGCAGATAGGCGTTGCTGTCTTCGCGAATCTTCGAGAGCCACTTGTCGGCGGCCGGGTAGTCCTTGCGGTCCTGCGCGATCTGCGCGAGGTAGACGTACGCCTGTGCGCCGTCGGTGTTCTGCTGCTCGGCTTCCGTCGCGTACTTCTGCAAATACTGTTCGGCCTGTTGCGGATGGTTGGCGTGCAGGTTCAGCAGCGCGAGCGCCATCAGCGTCGACAGTTCATGCGGGTAACGCTTTTCCAGCGTTTCGAATTGCTTTTGCGCCGCGTCGAGCTGATTGTCGGCGAGCAGCAGCTTGGCGTAGGCGAAGCGGGCTTCCTTGGCGTTCGGATTCCGGTCGAGGAACGACTTCAGACTGGCGATCGCGCCGGTGCGCTCCGCCGGACCCATCTGACCGTAGAGCAGGGCAGCGGCTTCGTAATCGGGCTTGAGCTTGAGTGCGGTTTCGAGCGACGTGCGCGCGCCGGCGGTGTCGCCTGCGTCGAGCTGCGAGCGGGCGATGGCCAGTTGCGCTTCCGGACGCTGCATGTCGTTCGACAGCATGCGCTTGAGCGAGTCGATGCCGGTGGCGCGCTCAGGACTGCGGGCGATCATTTGCTGTAATTCGAGAATGGCCTGACCGCGACGTGCTTCGGGCACCTTGTTCAGTTCGTCGACCAGCAGCGGTTCGGCCTCGGCCAGATGGCCGGTGCCGACTTCGAGGCTGGCCAGCAGTTGGGTCGCAGGACGCCACGACGGATCGAGCTGATGCCACAGCTTGGCGGCAATCAGGGCGTCGCCGAGCTGGCGTGCGCCGAGTGCGATCTCAACCGCGCGACGCGCCATGCGCGGATCTTTCGTGCGGTTGGCGAGGGCGACGTAGGTATTGAAAGCGGGGGCCAGATTGCCTTGTTGCAGGCTCAACTCGGCGGCCATCACTTCGAAGACGATCTCGCTGCTGAGCGCAACATTCGGCAGCTTCTCACGCGGGACGTTCGCATTCGGTGCGACGTCTTCGCTGTCGACATCCGAGGCAGCACTGCTCGCGGCACCCGGTGCGCTGGCCTTGGCGGGGGCGGCCGGTGCCTTGGGCGCGGTCTGGGCCGCCGGTCCGGACTGGGCGAACGCGTTCGAAGATGGCAGGAATGCCATGATTGCGCTGGCGCAGGTCACGCCAAGCGCCGTGGCTCCGGCCCAGGCCCCGCGAGCCAGGGCGCCGCGCAGGCGCAAAAGCACGGGTGCCACGGTTTCCGCAGTACGGTCAGCGGCGGGAATGGACTGGAATCGGGTGTTCGGCATAGGGATCCACGGCAGGTTTCGAGCGATTGTAGCGCGCCCGATACAATAGAGTCTAAATCCTCAGCAAACGTTCGCAGGCATGCCTGAACTCCCAGAAGTCGAAGTCACCCGCCGCGGTATCGCGCCACACGTAGCGGGCACGCGTATCGCGCGCATCGACGTGCGCAACGGGTCGTTGCGCTGGCCGGTACCCGACGGGCTCGACGCCCTCCTGCGCGGCGAAACGCTCATCGGCGTCACACGTCGCGGCAAGTACCTGCTGCTCGAATACGCGCCCGGCTGGTTGCTCGTGCACCTGGGCATGACCGGGACATTGCGCGTCATGCCGGAACCGCAGTCGCTGCCGAGCGCGGGCGTTCATGACCATATCGACCTCGTGTTCGAACGTTGCGCGCTGCGCTATCGCGACCCGCGCCGCTTTGGGGCCGTCCTTTTCCATCCGCGCACGTCGGGCGATGTGCTGCACCATCCGCTGCTCGCCAGTCTCGGCGTCGAGCCGCTGACCGACGACTTCGACGGCGCCTGGCTTTATGCAGGCACGCGCGGACGCACCGTCTCCATCAAACAGGCGCTGCTCGCGGGCAGCATCGTCGTGGGGGTGGGCAATATCTACGCCTCGGAGAGCCTGTTCCGCGCAGGCATCCATCCCCGCATGGCGGCGGGCAAACTGTCGCGCCCGCGCGCCGGGATGCTTGCGCAAGCCGTCAAGACGGTGCTCGCCGCAGCGATCGAGAAGGGCGGCAGCACGTTGCGGGACTTCGTCGGCAGCGACGGCCAGAGCGGCTATTTCCAGCAGGAGTATTTCGTCTACGATCGTGCGGGCCAGCCGTGTCGCGTATGTGGCACGACGATCCGGCAGATCGTGCAGGGACAGCGCTCCACTTTCTTCTGCCCGAAATGCCAGAAATAAATTAAAGCTTTCCCCGAAAACCCCATGAAAGACGCCCCCAACGACACCACCGTCGGCACGCTCGCGGATACTTTCGCGCAGCGTCTGATCGCCTGGCAGGCCGAACACGGCCGTCACGATCTGCCGTGGCAGAACACGCGCGACGCCTACCGCATCTGGCTGTCCGAGATCATGCTTCAGCAGACGCAGGTCGCCACGGTGATCCCGTATTACGGCCGCTTTCTCGAACGCTTCCCCGACGTCGCCGCACTGGCCAGCGCACCGCAAGACGATGTGATGGCGCTATGGAGCGGGCTTGGCTACTACTCGCGTGCGCGCAACTTGCATCGCTGCGCGCAGGTCGTCGTCGAGACCCATGGCGGACGCTTCCCATCAGACCCCGAAACGCTCGCCACGCTGCCGGGCATCGGTCGCTCCACTGCAGCGGCGATCGCCGCATTTGCATACGACGCGCACGCCGCCATCCTCGACGGCAACGTCAAACGGGTGCTTGCGCGCGTGTTCGGTATCGAAGGCTTTCCGGGCACGCCGAAGATCGAGCGAGAGATGTGGGCGCTGGCGGAATCGCTGTTACCGCAAAGCGATTTACCCGCCTACACGCAAGGGATGATGGACCTCGGGGCCACGCTGTGCGCCCGCGGCAAGCCACGCTGCGGTGAGTGCCCGTTCGACAGCGATTGCGTCGCGCATGCGACGGGACGCGAGCGGACATTGCCGACTTCCAAGCCGAAAAAGGCGCAGCCGGAGCGCTACGTCGACGTGCTGGTCATCCGCGCAGGCGATCGCGTGTTGTTCGAGCGACGTCCGGACAGCGGTATCTGGGGTGGTCTGTGGAGTCTGCCGGAACTCACGCCGCCGACCGACGCACGCGACGCCGACGACGCATTACTGCGCGAGCGTCTGACGGGACATGCGGCGGCACTTGGTGCGAAGGTTGGCGCGGTGCAGTCGCTCATGCCGCTGCACGGCCTCACGCACGTCTTCACGCACTTCAAATTGCATCTGCGACCGTGGATGGTCACACTGTCCGCGTCGTCGGCAACGTCGATCGACGATGCCAACCGTGCATGGCTGGATGGGGAGGGGGTTGCGGCCGCCGGGTTGCCCTCACCGATTCGCAAGATCGCCGATGCGCTGTCGCTGCACGGGTTGAACGACGGTCAGTTGTCGCTGCCGGCTTAGGCGAGCCGGCGACCTTTCACTTCGTGTCGATGGGGGCGAGTTCGCGGTGACGCACGAGCACGCTCGCTTCGTCGCGAAAGCGCGCGCCAAGCGTCTCCGAGATGAACACGGAGCGATGTTGCCCGCCCGTACATCCGATGGCGACCGTCAGGTAGCTGCGATTGTCGCGCATATAGCTCGGCAACCACTTTTGCAGATAGGCGGCGATGTCGTTGATCATCTCGTCCACTTCGGGAATGGCGGACAGGAAATCGATCACGGGCTGATCGCGCCCGGTCAGCGGGCGCAATTGCACGTCGTAATACGGATTGGGCAGCGAGCGGACATCGAAGACGAGATCGGCGTCGAGCGGCACGCCATGTTTGAATCCGAACGATTCGAACATCAGCGTGAGGCCGGTCTGATCGTGTTGCACGAATTCGCGAATCCAGCGGCGCAGTGCACTTGCGCGCAGATTGCTTGTGTCGATCTGGTGACCCAGCTCGGTGACGCTGCTGAGCATCTCACGCTCTTTCTCGATGGCTTCGACGAGCGAGCCGGTGGCCGAGAGCGTGTCGTCGCCAGCCGCTGAAAGCGGGTGACGGCGGCGCGTCTCCGAGAAACGTTGCACCAGCGTTTGTGTAGTCGCATTGAGGAACAGCACACGGACATCATGGCCGAAACGGCGCAGGCCGCCAATGATCGGCGGCAGCTCGGCGAGCGAACTCCCGCTACGTGCGTCGATGGCGACCGCGAGGCGCGTGTAATGCTGTGTTCCGAGGTAGACGGCGAGTTCAGGCAAAAAGCGCGACGGCAAATTGTCGACGCAGTAGTAACCCGCATCCTCGAGGACGTTCAGCGCGAGCGATTTGCCCGAGCCGGAGACGCCGGTAATCAATACGATCTTCATGACATGTCCCGAATACAACCATCATGGTAAGCGATTGTGTCGTACGGGTGTCGCGTGGGCAAAAAACGAGGGCGTTCCTGCCACTTTCGCTGCATTTTCGCTGGGTTTTCGAGAATCCCGTTCTGCAAGCGAAAACGGCGCCCGCGTGGGGCGCCGTCAGGCTTGTCAGGCGTAAGCGCCCGGCGTGGAACTCAGGCAGCCGGAGCGTTCGACAGGCATTGCTTCATGAACGCCTTGCGATCGTCGCCCTTCTTGCCGCTCGCTTGCGTGTTGCAGGTCTTCATCTTTTCCTGCTGAGTCTGTTTTGCGGCCGGGGCAGCCCCGCCAGCGGACAGACACTGCTTCATGAACGCCTTGCGATCGTCGCCCTTCTTGCCGGTCGCTTGCGAGTTGCAAGCCTTCATCTTGTCTTGTTGGGAGTTGGTCGCCTTGGGGGCAGATGCCGGGGCGGCGGCCGTTTGAGCGAACACGGGCGATGCGAGCAGCGGGGATACCAGAAGCAGTGCAGCGAGTGCTTTTTTCATGATCGTCTCTCCAAAAGGTCGTGACGCACGGGCACGGGGATGAACCGCGTTGCGATTACAACATGTTAGAAAACGCGCCGCAATCGCGCGGCGTTGACAGAAAAACGCAAAACTAGCGGTATACCCGAAAGGTTTCGGCGGATTCGGCGGATTCGGACCACCGATTCGCGAATTGACAAGGCTCAGAGCAATTTGCCCTGCATGCCGTCCGGGTCTTGCATGGCCTGGCGCTGACGCTCCATGAAGTCCTTGAGCGTATCGATCCCGCGCAGTTGCAGAATCGTGTTTCGCACGGCCGCTTCGACCAGCACGGCCAGGTTTCGCCCGGCGGCCACTTGCAGAATCACCTTGTTGATCGGCAGGCCCAGCACGTCGACCGTCTGCGCTTCGAGCGGCAGACGCTGGAATTCGCCATCAGGACGACGCACCAGTTGCACGATCAGCTTGAGCTTCATCTTCCGGCGCACGGCCGTCTCACCGAAGATGGTCTTGATGTCGAGCAGACCGAGACCGCGCACTTCCAGCAGGTTTTGCAGCAGCGGCGGGCAGCGGCCTTCGACGAAATCCGGCCCGAGACGCACGAAATCGACCGCATCGTCGGCCACCAGGCCGTGTCCTCGGCTGATCAGTTCCAGACCGAGTTCGCTCTTGCCGAGACCGGAGTCGCCGGTGAGCAGCACGCCCATGCCCAGAATGTCGATGAAAACGCCGTGCATCGTGCAACGCGGCGCGAAAACGCGAGAAATGTACAGACGCAGGCTGTCGATAACGGAAGCCGTCGACAGCGGCGTGGTGAACAGCGGGGTGGAGGAGCGTGTACAGCGCAGCACCAGATCGGGCGGCGCTTCGAGGCCGTCTGCCACCACGAGGAACGGCGGTTCCAGCGCGATGACTTCACCCATGTGACGCTTGCGGTTTTCGTCCGTAAGACGCTGGTAGTAGCGTAGCTCCGCTTCGCCGAGCACCTGAATCCGGTTCGGGTGGATGAGGTTCAGGTGACCCACAAGGTCGGCGCTGGAGGTGGCCGTGGCCACGCTCTCGGGCGTGAAGCCGCGCTCCCAACCTTCATGGCCCGTGAGCCACGACAGACGCAACGTCGCGGCGTTGTCGTCGAAAATGCTTTGCGCGTTGATGCCGGTCAGTTCCACCGCGTCGCCTCGTTCGGTTGGGTGTGGGAGCTACGGAATTCGTGTGTGTTCGCGGCGATTCGTACCGGTGCGCAGACGACGCGGGACGACTCAGGGCTTCCAGTTCGTCAGCGCGGTGTGAACGTCTTTGGCGCTGGGCGCGTTGATCAGGATACTGCGCATCTCAGGGTCCGAGAGCAACTGAGCAATTTCGGACAGGATTTCGAGGTGCTGCTGCGTCGCCTGCTCGGGTACGAGCAACACGAACAGGAGGGAGACGGGCTGACCGTCGGGCGCTTCGAACGGAATGGCCTCTTCCAGGCGGATGAACGCGGCGGCCGGAAACTTCAGGCCCTTGATGCGTCCGTGCGGAATCGCCACGCCTTCGCCAAGACCCGTCGAGCCGAGACGCTCACGGGCGAACAGATTGTCGGTTACCACAGCGCGAGAAAGCCCGGCGTTGTTCTCGAAGAGGAGGCCGACCTGTTCGAACAGGCGCTTCTTGCTGGTAACGGACAGTCCAAGCAGGATGTTGGACTCGAGTATGAGTTTGGCTAAACGGTTCATCTTGTAATGCGGGCGAACGCTTAGTCGCCCTCCAACCCCCGATTGACCTCGCATTATAGACCACTCGCCGCCGCGCTCGCGGCAAGTCACGGAAGTGGGGCGAACCATACAAAAGGGGCCGTTCAACGGCCCCGCGGTGGGTGATGCCAGACTTACAACAGACGGATATGCGCTCGGGTGGTTCCTTGCGGGTTTTCGTCGGTATCAGCCAATGCGATTACCACGCCTGAAGATGCTATTGCAGCGGTTCCGCCTCAGGAGGAAGTTCGTGGTGCTTGATGGCCTCGCGACCGTGATCCTGAACCTTGTCCTTGTACTGCATTACCTTGCGGTCGAGCATGTCGATCAGCTTGTCGATGGCGGCATACATATTCTCGTCACACTTCTCGACGAAAATTTCCTTGCCCTTGAGAAACACCGTGACGCTCGCGATCTGGCGTCCGCTCTTCTCCTTGGTTTTGTCGACAGAGAGGATCACCTCGGCGCCAATTAGCTGGTCGAAATGATTCAACACGCGGTTAAGCTTGTTGACGACAAATTCGCGCAGCGAAGGCGTGAGTTCGAGATGGTGTCCACTGATCTTCAGATTCATAGCTGCTCTCCTTGCTGAAATGCCGAAGTGCAGGCCGCGTCAACGTTGACGCTGGCTAGCGAGGGTGCGAGCCATTGACGTGACGCAATGTCGCACTGCGGCGTAATGCCCCAGCGGCCAACATGGCGCACCAGGACTGTCCTACAAAGATTTGCGCAAGTTCACTGCGGGGATTCGCATGGCCTCGCGGTACTTCGCGACAGTGCGCCGCGCCACCACAAAACCTTGCTCTGCCAGCAGTTCCGCGATACGGCTATCGGAAAGGGGGCTCTGCGGGTCTTCTGCTCCTATGAGTTGCTTGATGAGTGCGCGGATGGCGGTCGATGACGCAGCGCCTCCGGCTTCCGTTGCCACGTGTGATCCGAAGAAGTACTTGAGCTCGAAGGTTCCAAATGGAGTGAGCATGTACTTACTCGTTGTCACGCGTGAAATCGTGGATTCATGTAAACCCAGCGTATCAGCAATCTCGCGTAAAACCAAGGGCCGCATGCCGATTTCGCCATGCGTGAAGAAGTTCTTTTGGCGCTCGACAATCGCCTGCGCCACCCGCAGGATCGTGTCGAAGCGTTGCTGGATGTTCTTGATCAGCCAGCGCGCTTCCTGCAACTGCTGTTGGAGGTTGCCGGTTCCCGGATCGTTCCGGTTATTTCGGAGAATGCGCGCATACATCTCGTTGATACGCAGACGCGGCATGACTTCCGGATTCAGCTCCGCCGTCCAGCCGCTCCCTTGCTTGCGTACCAGCACGTCCGGCACGACATAGTCGGCCTGAGGCGCGCCGTAAGCCGCGCCCGGGAAGGGGTCCAGCGAGCGAATCAGCTGATGCGCGGCGCGCAGGCCGTCTTCACCGACACCTAGCAGGCGGCGCAGACGCGTGTAATCGCGCGCGGCCAGCAGTTCCAGGTGATCGGTGACGATGCGCAGCGACAGGGTGCGCACACCGCTAGCGGGCAGACGCTGGAGCTGTAGACGCAGGCATTCGGCCGGGCTGCGGGCACCCACGCCCGCCGGGTCGAAGCTTTGCAGCAGCGCCAGCGCCGCGTTGATCTCTTCCGTTTCGAGCGCCAGTTCTTCAGGCATTTCGGCCTGAATTTCGTCGAGCAGGCTACCGAGGTAGCCGTCTTCGTCCAGCGATTCGATCAGGAATTCCACCAGCGCGCGGTCGCGCGGACTCGCCTTGGTCAGGCGCAGTTGGGCCAGCAGATGTTCGCGGAGATTGGGGTGGTCGACGTGAAGTTGCGGACGCGCATTGTCGTCGTCGTCCGATGCGCTGCCGGAGCGGGCGAAGTCGTTCAGGCTCCAGTCGCTGCCGTTGTCCGACGCGTTGTCGTCGAAGCGGGCCTCACCATCGAGTTCGCGTGCTTCGTCGTGACCGTTGGAGGCCTCGGGGCCATTGTCGTTCGAACTGCCCGACGACGAACTCCGTTCGTTGCGCAGCGACCCGTCTGTGCCCACACGTACCGAACCGGCGAGCCAATCGTCCTCGCGTTCGAGCATCGGGTTCTGGGTAAGGGCGTGCTCGACTTCCTGTTGAAGTTCGAGCGTCGACAGTTGCAACAACCGGATCGATTGCTGCAACTGCGGCGTGAGGGTCAGGTGCTGAGAGGTGCGGAGTTGAAGAGTCGGTTTCATAGCGGTCTCGCCTTCATTGTAGAGGCTTTGTCACGCCAACGGAACCGTCCCTGACTCCTATCGGAGGCAGGGTTTACATGCGAAAAATCTGCTTTACATCCGGAAATTCTCGCCCAGATAGACGCGACGGACGCTTTCGTCGGCAACGATCTGGTCAGGCGTACCGGCGGCAAGCACCGAGCCTTCGCTGATGATGTACGCGTGATCGCAGATACCCAGCGTCTCGCGCACGTTGTGGTCGGTAATCAGGACACCGATGCCTCGGTCCTTGAGAAAGCGCACGATCCGCTGAATTTCCAGCACGGCGATCGGGTCGACGCCCGCGAACGGTTCGTCGAGCAAAATGAAACGCGGCTGTGTGGCCAGGGCGCGCGCGATTTCCACGCGACGACGCTCGCCGCCCGAGAGCGACATCGCCGGATTCTCGCGGAGGTGGCCCACTTGAAGCTCGTCGAGCAGGGCTTCAATGCGACGTTCGATTTCATCGCGCTTGAGGGGCTTGCCCTGCGCATCGACCTGCAATTCGAGCACGGCGCGAATGTTGTCTTCGACCGTGAGCTTGCGGAACACCGACGCTTCCTGCGGCAGATACGAGACACCCATGCGGGCGCGCTCGTGGATCGGCAGTTCGCTGATGAGGTTGCCGTCGAGCTGGATTTCGCCATCGTCGGCGGGCACGAGTCCCACAATCATGTAGAACGACGTAGTCTTGCCCGCGCCGTTCGGGCCAAGCAGACCCACGACCTCGCCGCTTTTCACGTCGAGCGACACGTCCTTGACGACGGTGCGCGCGCCGTACTGCTTCTTGAGCGAGCGCACGACGAGCGCGCTGGGCTTGCCCGCCGGGCCGGCGCCCGGGTTGATGGTCGAAGCGTTGCTGTTGGCAGAATTGGCAGAATTACTCACGCGGATTCCCGATGTTCTTGGAAGGCGACAGCGGCGGCAAATCGCCCTTGGGCGCGGCGACCGGCTTGCTGGCAGCGCCCGACGCCTGTGCGCCCGTGGCGTTGCGAGGTGCGAGCGTGGCGCGCACGCGGCCGTTCGGATTGTTGGGGTTGACCTGATCGGCGCCGCTGTTGGCGGTGTAGACCTCATTGTAGGTGTCGTACGTGATCACGCTGCCGTGAATCTCGTCGAGTACCTTCGTGCCCCCGGCCAGACGCTTGAGCGTGGCCTGCGTGGTCAGCGTAGCGACTTCGGTCTTGCCGTTGTAATAGATGGTCTGGCCCCAGCCGTCGATGTACTCGTCCATGCCGTCGCGCTTCTGACGCATGTAGGCGAGCGGGCCGCCCGGCTTGTAGTAAGCGGTGGCGTACTGATAGCCCTCCGGATCCTGAGTCACTTCGACGCGATCGGCCTTCAGGAGAATCGTCCCCTTGGTCATCGTCACGTTGCCGGTGAAGATGTTGACCTGCTTGAGGTCGTCATAGCTCATGTGGTCCGACTCGATATTGAGCGGCTTGTCGCGGTCGGCGCGTTCGGCATGCGCCAGCGGTGCAGCCAGTGCGCCAAGAACGGCGAAGGCGGCAGCCAGCGCGCGAAGCGCACGCAGCGATACAGAGGCGGGTCGCAGTGAAAGGCGATCGGTCATGGGGTCTTGGGGCCCTGTGGAGTCTGAGATGGCGCGCGTGGAGCGGTAGGCGCAGCGGGCTGACCTGACGGCGGCGGGCGCTTGGCGCCCAGTTCCGCCGGCTGGATCGTGCCGTGAACATTGCCGAGCAATTGTACGGCGCGCGAGATGTTATTGAAAATCATGCCGTCGCCATACATCACGGATGACCCGCGGAACAGCTGCACCGGCTTCTCGGTGCGCACGATGTCTTCGTTCACGAGCACCTGAAAGTGCTCGGACAGCGCGCGCATTTCGGGGTCTCGCGGCCCAGGCTGACGCACCACGACCGCGTCGTCGTACAGATCGACGATCGACATATCTGCGTTGAGCGTGCCACGTTTGCTCGTGGCGGTCACTTCGGGCTGATCCGGCGTGAAGGCGCGCACGGCCGGCATCGTCATGGCCGTGGTCTGGTCGTCTTCGAAGTGCGTCATGTGGACGGCGTTGACGCGGTACTGCGTCACACCGTTGGGCGCGAGCATGGAAATCACCATGTCGTCGGCGTAGTAATCGGGGATGTGCTGCTTCACGTACGGCGCGCGGTCGGCATCGGACGGCAGCGTGCGCTGCACGAGCCAGTACGTACCTGCCGCAAGGCCGGCCAGGACGGCGATCGCGATCAGCGAAGCGGGCGAGACGCGTTGGGTGGCCATGAGTGGATCGACTCTCCCGGCGCGTCAGGCGATGGCTTCGGCGAGCAGGGCGTCGTAACGCCCCTGCGCGCGCAAGATGAAGTCGCACAACTCGCGTGCGGCACCTTCGCCGCCGCGCGTACTCGCGATCCAGTGACAGCGTGTCTTCACTTCGACATGCGCATTGGCCGGGCAGGCGGCGAAGCCCACGCGCGTAAGCACGGGCAGGTCGGGCCAGTCGTCGCCGATATGTCCGCAGACGTCGGCCGTCACGCCCACTTTGGCGCACAGGTCTTCAAACGCGGTGCGCTTGTCGTGCACGCCCTGATAGACGTGCGCGACGCGCAGATCCGCTGCGCGTTTGGCGACGATATCCGACTGGCGTCCCGTGATGATGGCGGTGACGATACCGGCTTCGCCG
This window of the Pandoraea sputorum genome carries:
- the mutY gene encoding A/G-specific adenine glycosylase, translated to MKDAPNDTTVGTLADTFAQRLIAWQAEHGRHDLPWQNTRDAYRIWLSEIMLQQTQVATVIPYYGRFLERFPDVAALASAPQDDVMALWSGLGYYSRARNLHRCAQVVVETHGGRFPSDPETLATLPGIGRSTAAAIAAFAYDAHAAILDGNVKRVLARVFGIEGFPGTPKIEREMWALAESLLPQSDLPAYTQGMMDLGATLCARGKPRCGECPFDSDCVAHATGRERTLPTSKPKKAQPERYVDVLVIRAGDRVLFERRPDSGIWGGLWSLPELTPPTDARDADDALLRERLTGHAAALGAKVGAVQSLMPLHGLTHVFTHFKLHLRPWMVTLSASSATSIDDANRAWLDGEGVAAAGLPSPIRKIADALSLHGLNDGQLSLPA
- the hpf gene encoding ribosome hibernation-promoting factor, HPF/YfiA family, with product MNLKISGHHLELTPSLREFVVNKLNRVLNHFDQLIGAEVILSVDKTKEKSGRQIASVTVFLKGKEIFVEKCDENMYAAIDKLIDMLDRKVMQYKDKVQDHGREAIKHHELPPEAEPLQ
- the hprK gene encoding HPr(Ser) kinase/phosphatase, coding for MELTGINAQSIFDDNAATLRLSWLTGHEGWERGFTPESVATATSSADLVGHLNLIHPNRIQVLGEAELRYYQRLTDENRKRHMGEVIALEPPFLVVADGLEAPPDLVLRCTRSSTPLFTTPLSTASVIDSLRLYISRVFAPRCTMHGVFIDILGMGVLLTGDSGLGKSELGLELISRGHGLVADDAVDFVRLGPDFVEGRCPPLLQNLLEVRGLGLLDIKTIFGETAVRRKMKLKLIVQLVRRPDGEFQRLPLEAQTVDVLGLPINKVILQVAAGRNLAVLVEAAVRNTILQLRGIDTLKDFMERQRQAMQDPDGMQGKLL
- the rapZ gene encoding RNase adapter RapZ yields the protein MKIVLITGVSGSGKSLALNVLEDAGYYCVDNLPSRFLPELAVYLGTQHYTRLAVAIDARSGSSLAELPPIIGGLRRFGHDVRVLFLNATTQTLVQRFSETRRRHPLSAAGDDTLSATGSLVEAIEKEREMLSSVTELGHQIDTSNLRASALRRWIREFVQHDQTGLTLMFESFGFKHGVPLDADLVFDVRSLPNPYYDVQLRPLTGRDQPVIDFLSAIPEVDEMINDIAAYLQKWLPSYMRDNRSYLTVAIGCTGGQHRSVFISETLGARFRDEASVLVRHRELAPIDTK
- a CDS encoding PsiF family protein, whose translation is MKKALAALLLVSPLLASPVFAQTAAAPASAPKATNSQQDKMKACNSQATGKKGDDRKAFMKQCLSAGGAAPAAKQTQQEKMKTCNTQASGKKGDDRKAFMKQCLSNAPAA
- the mutM gene encoding bifunctional DNA-formamidopyrimidine glycosylase/DNA-(apurinic or apyrimidinic site) lyase, whose product is MPELPEVEVTRRGIAPHVAGTRIARIDVRNGSLRWPVPDGLDALLRGETLIGVTRRGKYLLLEYAPGWLLVHLGMTGTLRVMPEPQSLPSAGVHDHIDLVFERCALRYRDPRRFGAVLFHPRTSGDVLHHPLLASLGVEPLTDDFDGAWLYAGTRGRTVSIKQALLAGSIVVGVGNIYASESLFRAGIHPRMAAGKLSRPRAGMLAQAVKTVLAAAIEKGGSTLRDFVGSDGQSGYFQQEYFVYDRAGQPCRVCGTTIRQIVQGQRSTFFCPKCQK
- a CDS encoding RNA polymerase factor sigma-54, which encodes MKPTLQLRTSQHLTLTPQLQQSIRLLQLSTLELQQEVEHALTQNPMLEREDDWLAGSVRVGTDGSLRNERSSSSGSSNDNGPEASNGHDEARELDGEARFDDNASDNGSDWSLNDFARSGSASDDDDNARPQLHVDHPNLREHLLAQLRLTKASPRDRALVEFLIESLDEDGYLGSLLDEIQAEMPEELALETEEINAALALLQSFDPAGVGARSPAECLRLQLQRLPASGVRTLSLRIVTDHLELLAARDYTRLRRLLGVGEDGLRAAHQLIRSLDPFPGAAYGAPQADYVVPDVLVRKQGSGWTAELNPEVMPRLRINEMYARILRNNRNDPGTGNLQQQLQEARWLIKNIQQRFDTILRVAQAIVERQKNFFTHGEIGMRPLVLREIADTLGLHESTISRVTTSKYMLTPFGTFELKYFFGSHVATEAGGAASSTAIRALIKQLIGAEDPQSPLSDSRIAELLAEQGFVVARRTVAKYREAMRIPAVNLRKSL
- a CDS encoding tetratricopeptide repeat protein, translating into MPNTRFQSIPAADRTAETVAPVLLRLRGALARGAWAGATALGVTCASAIMAFLPSSNAFAQSGPAAQTAPKAPAAPAKASAPGAASSAASDVDSEDVAPNANVPREKLPNVALSSEIVFEVMAAELSLQQGNLAPAFNTYVALANRTKDPRMARRAVEIALGARQLGDALIAAKLWHQLDPSWRPATQLLASLEVGTGHLAEAEPLLVDELNKVPEARRGQAILELQQMIARSPERATGIDSLKRMLSNDMQRPEAQLAIARSQLDAGDTAGARTSLETALKLKPDYEAAALLYGQMGPAERTGAIASLKSFLDRNPNAKEARFAYAKLLLADNQLDAAQKQFETLEKRYPHELSTLMALALLNLHANHPQQAEQYLQKYATEAEQQNTDGAQAYVYLAQIAQDRKDYPAADKWLSKIREDSNAYLPAQIGRAQLLADQGKLEEGRALLHGIKSSEPREQLALKRAESDLLVKAKRYDDAEKLLAVEVKNNPDDADLLYQYGMVAELNKHYDVMEKAMRRVMASQPDNAQAYNALGYSLTERNTRLPEALKLLQKASSLSPEDPYIMDSLGWVKYRLGDKPQALELLRRAYGIQAQAEIGAHLGEVLWESGQQDEARKTWREALKLDGDDDTLRSTMKRYNVAP
- the ptsN gene encoding PTS IIA-like nitrogen regulatory protein PtsN yields the protein MNRLAKLILESNILLGLSVTSKKRLFEQVGLLFENNAGLSRAVVTDNLFARERLGSTGLGEGVAIPHGRIKGLKFPAAAFIRLEEAIPFEAPDGQPVSLLFVLLVPEQATQQHLEILSEIAQLLSDPEMRSILINAPSAKDVHTALTNWKP